A DNA window from Trichosurus vulpecula isolate mTriVul1 chromosome 2, mTriVul1.pri, whole genome shotgun sequence contains the following coding sequences:
- the NDUFA3 gene encoding NADH dehydrogenase [ubiquinone] 1 alpha subcomplex subunit 3: protein MAGRLGRFLKEAWAKEPVLAASFAVGTLALLVPPLSPYTKYAGMINRATPYNYPVPVRDDGNMPDIPSHPQDPQGPSLQWLKNL, encoded by the exons ATGGCGGGCA gACTGGGCCGGTTCCTGAAGGAGGCCTGGGCCAAGGAGCCAGTGCTGGCCGCGTCCTTCGCCGTCGGTACCCTGG CTCTGCTCGTGCCCCCCCTGAGCCCCTATACCAAGTACGCAGGCATGATCAACCGTGCGACCCCCTACAACTACCCCG TTCCCGTCCGAGATGATGGCAACATGCCCGACATCCCCAGCCACCCCCAGGATCCCCAGGGGCCTTCTCTCCAATGGCTGAAGAATCTGTGA
- the TFPT gene encoding TCF3 fusion partner, whose translation MAGVGFEEFSAPPGSELALPPLFGGHILESELETEVEFVGGALGGPGLREREEEEEAARGRRRRQRELSRRKYQALGRRCREIEQVNERVLNRLHQVQRITRRLRQERRFLMRVLDSYGDDYRKSQFTIVLEDEGSQGPDATTPGNTENEPPEKESLSPPPRRPPEPSSSPPGEGPSGRKRRRAPRDGRRGGVLLTPELGPSQIKVEDDFGFEPDEALTPGWVARGPDKLLSYPSLGSPPFDLTPQ comes from the exons ATGGCTGGCGTGGGCTTCGAGGAGTTCTCGGCGCCCCCGGGCTCGGAGCTAGCGCTGCCACCGCTGTTCGGCGGCCACATCCTCGAGTCCGAGCTGGAGACGGAGGTGGAGTTCGTCGGGGGAGCCCTGGGTGGACCGGGGCTCCGGGAgcgagaggaagaggaggaggcggCCCGGGGCCGCCGGCGCCGCCAGCGAGAGCTCAGCCGCCGCAAATACCAGGCGCTGGGCCGGCGCTGCCGGGAGATCGAGCAG gTGAATGAGCGGGTCTTGAACAGACTTCACCAGGTGCAGAGAATTACAAGGAGGCTCAGGCAAGAGCGAAG GTTTCTCATGCGAGTCCTGGATTCCTACGGGGATGACTACCGGAAGAGCCAGTTCACTATTGTGCTGGAG GATGAGGGCAGCCAAGGCCCCGATGCCACCACCCCGGGAAACACAGAGAATGAGCCTCCAGAAAAGGAAAGCCTGTCACCTCCCCCTCGACGACCCCCTGAGCCCAGCAGTTCCCCGCCTGGGGAAGGCCCCAGTGGAAGAAAGAGGCGGAGGGCCCCTCGGGATGGACGCCGAGGTGGGGTTTTGCTAACCCCAGAGCTGGGCCCAAGCCAG atcAAGGTCGAGGATGACTTTGGCTTTGAGCCGGACGAGGCCCTCACCCCGGGATGGGTAGCCCGAGGCCCAGACAAACTGCTTTCCTACCCCAGCTTGGGCAGCCCTCCCTTTGACCTTACCCCCCAATAA
- the PRPF31 gene encoding U4/U6 small nuclear ribonucleoprotein Prp31: MSLADELLADLEEAAEEEEGGSFGEEEEEPPIEDVQEEMQLDLSGDSVKSIAKLWDSKMFAEIMVKIEEYVSKQAKASEVTGPVEAAPEYRVIVDANNLTVEIENELNIIHKFIRDKYSKRFPELESLVPNALDYIRTVKELGNSLDKCKNNETLQQILTNATIMVVSVTASTTQGQQLSEEELERLEEACDMALELNASKHRIYEYVESRMSFIAPNLSLIIGASAAAKIMGVAGGLTNLSKMPACNIMLLGAQRKTLSGFSSTSVLPHTGYIYHSDIVQSLPPDLRRKAARLVAAKCTLAARVDSFHESPEGKVGYDLKDEIERKFDKWQEPPPVKQVKPLPAPLDGQRKKRGGRRYRKMKERLGLTEIRKQANRMSFGEIEEDAYQEDLGFSLGHLGKSGSGRVRQTQVNEATKARISKTLQRTLQKQSVVYGGKSTIRDRSSGTASSVAFTPLQGLEIVNPQAAEKKVAEANQKYFSSMAEFLKVKGEKSGVLST; this comes from the exons ATGTCGCTTGCAGATGAACTCCTGGCCGACCTGGAGGAGGCGGCCGAGGAGGAAGAAGGTGGGAGctttggagaagaggaggaggaacctCCCATTGAAGATGTCCAGGAGGAGATGCAGCTGGACCTCTCGGGGGACTCCGTGAAGAGCATCGCGAAGCTATGGGACAGTAAGATG TTTGCTGAGATCATGGTGAAGATTGAGGAGTATGTCAGCAAACAGGCCAAGGCTTCTGAAG TGACAGGGCCAGTCGAGGCAGCCCCTGAGTACCGGGTCATCGTGGATGCCAACAACCTCACTGTGGAGATTGAGAATGAGCTGA ATATCATTCACAAGTTTATCCGGGACAAGTACTCCAAGCGCTTCCCAGAACTTGAGTCTTTGGTCCCGAATGCTTTGGATTATATCAGGACTGTCAAG GAACTTGGAAACAGCCTGGACAAGTGTAAGAACAATGAGACCTTGCAACAGATCCTGACCAACGCCACTATCATGGTGGTCAGCGTGACAGCCTCGACTACCCAGGG GCAGCAGCTGTCTGAGGAGGAGCTGGAGCGACTAGAGGAGGCCTGCGACATGGCCCTGGAGCTGAATGCTTCCAAGCATCGCATCTATGAGTATGTGGAGTCCCGCATGTCCTTCATCGCCCCCAACCTCTCCCTCATCATCGGTGCCTCGGCCGCTGCCAAGATCATGG GTGTGGCTGGTGGCCTGACCAACCTCTCCAAGATGCCGGCCTGCAACATCATGCTGCTTGGGGCCCAGCGCAAGACCCTGTCGGGCTTCTCGTCCACCTCCGTGCTCCCACACACAGGTTACATCTACCACAGCGACATTGTGCAGTCGCTCCCCCCG GATCTGCGGCGGAAGGCAGCTCGCCTGGTGGCCGCCAAGTGCACCCTGGCTGCAAGAGTGGACAGCTTCCATGAGAGCCCCGAGGGGAAG GTGGGCTATGACCTCAAGGACGAAATTGAGCGGAAATTTGACAAATGGCAGGAGCCCCCCCCTGTGAAGCAGGTGAAGCCGCTGCCCGCCCCCCTCGATGGGCAGAGGAAGAAGCGTGGTGGCCGCAG GTACCGAAAGATGAAGGAGCGTTTGGGGCTGACTGAGATTCGCAAACAGGCCAACCGTATGAGCTTTGGGGAG ATTGAAGAGGACGCTTACCAGGAGGACTTGGGCTTCAGCCTGGGTCACCTGGGCAAGTCGGGCAGCGGGCGTGTGCGCCAGACCCAAGTCAACGAGGCTACGAAGGCCAGGATCTCCAAGACTCTGCAG CGGACTCTGCAGAAGCAGAGCGTGGTCTACGGTGGCAAGTCTACCATTCGAGACCGGTCCTCAGGGACAGCGTCCAGCGTGGCCTTCACACCCCTGCAG GGCCTGGAGATCGTGAACCCGCAGGCGGCCGAGAAGAAGGTGGCCGAGGCCAACCAGAAGTACTTCTCCAGTATGGCTGAGTTCCTCAAGGTCAAGGGGGAGAAGAGTGGGGTGCTGTCCACGTGA
- the CNOT3 gene encoding CCR4-NOT transcription complex subunit 3 yields the protein MADKRKLQGEIDRCLKKVSEGVEQFEDIWQKLHNAANANQKEKYEADLKKEIKKLQRLRDQIKTWVASNEIKDKRQLIDNRKLIETQMERFKVVERETKTKAYSKEGLGLAQKVDPAQKEKEEVGQWLTNTIDTLNMQVDQFESEVESLSVQTRKKKGDKDKQDRIEGLKRHIEKHRYHVRMLETILRMLDNDSILVDSIRKIKDDVEYYVDSSQDPDFEENEFLYDDLDLEDIPQALVATSPPTHSHMEDEIFNQSSSTPTSTTSSSPIPPSPANCTTENSEDDKKRGRSTDSEVSQSPAKNGSKPVHSNHHPQSPAVPSSYPAGPAPAPPALGNGPGSNGAPVAPPKANPAPGHNASTPTPYAQAVAPPAPSTGSAQPRPPSVQPGGSSSKQNGATSYSSVVADNSSELSLSSSGSSSSSSQALGPPPGPHNPPPTTTKEAAGAAPAGAGGVGGGSGSGAGGPSLLVPLPVNPPSSPTPSFSEPKAAGALLNGPPQFSTAPEIKAPEPLSSLKSMAERAAISSGIEDPVPALHLAERDMLLGSSSAPPASAQPPLQLSEVNIPLSLGVCPLGPVALTKEQLYQQAMEEAAWHHMPHPSDSERIRQYLPRNPCPTPLYHHQMPPPHSDTVEFYQRLSTETLFFIFYYLEGTKAQYLAAKALKKQSWRFHTKYMMWFQRHEEPKTITDEFEQGTYIYFDYEKWGQRKKEGFTFEYRYLEDRDLQ from the exons ATGGCAGATAAGCGAAAACTCCAAG GTGAGATTGATCGCTGCCTCAAGAAGGTGTCCGAAGGAGTTGAGCAGTTTGAGGACATTTGGCAGAAG CTTCACAATGCAGCGAATGCCAACCAGAAGGAGAAGTATGAGGCTGACCTGAAGAAGGAGATTAAGAAGCTAcag AGGCTGAGGGACCAGATCAAGACATGGGTGGCTTCCAACGAAATCAAGGACAAACGGCAGCTCATCGACAACCGCAAGCTAATCGAGACG CAAATGGAACGATTCAAGGTTGTGGAACGGGAAACAAAGACCAAAGCTTACAGCAAAGAGGGGCTTGGCCTGGCCCAGAAGGTGGACCCGGcccagaaggagaaggaggaggtcgGCCAGTGGCTCACT AACACCATAGACACCCTCAACATGCAGGTGGACCAGTTTGAGAGTGAAGTGGAGTCGCTGTCTGTGCAGACGCGGAAGAAGAAGGGGGATAAGGAT AAGCAGGATCGGATCGAGGGCTTGAAGCGCCACATTGAGAAGCACCGCTACCACGTGCGCATGCTGGAGACCATCCTGCGCATGCTGGACAACGACTCCATCCTGGTGGACTCGATTCGGAAGATCAAGGATGACGTGGAATATTATGTGGACTCCTCACAGGACCCCGACTTTGAGGAGAATGAGTTCCTTTATGATGACCTTGATCTCGAGGACATTC CGCAGGCGCTGGTCGCCACTTCACCCCCAACCCACAGCCACATGGAGGATGAGATCTTTAATCAGTCCAGCAGCACacccacctccaccacctccagCTCTCCCATCCCGCCCAGCCCAGCCAACTGCACTACG GAAAACTCTGAAGATGACAAAAAGAGAGGACGGTCAACAGACAGTGAAGTGAGCCAG TCTCCAGCCAAAAATGGCTCCAAGCCTGTCCACAGCAACCACCATCCACAGTCTCCTGCTGTGCCATCCAGCTACCCGGCTGGCCCTGCCCCTGCGCCCCCTGCACTGGGCAACGGGCCTGGCAGCAATGGGGCTCCTGTGGCACCTCCCAAAGCCAACCCTGCCCCAGGCCACAATGCCAGCACCCCTACCCCGTATGCCCAGGCTGTGGCCCCTCCTGCCCCGAGCACCGGCTCTGCTCAGCCCAGGCCACCCAGCGTCCAACCTGGCGGGAGCAGCAGCAAGCAGAACGGGGCTACCA GCTATAGCTCCGTGGTGGCTGATAATTCATCAGAGCTGAGCCTGAGCAGCAGTgggagcagcagtagcagcagccaAGCCCTGGGTCCCCCTCCTGGTCCCCACAacccaccacccaccaccac GAAGGAGGCGGCTGGGGCGGCCCCAGCGGGGGCAGGGGGCGTGGGCGGGGGCTCAGGGAGTGGTGCTGGAGGACCCAGCCTCCTGGTGCCCCTGCCTGTGAACCCTCCCAGCTCCCCGACACCCAGCTTCAGTGAGCCCAAGGCAGCTGGGGCCCTGCTCAACGGCCCCCCCCAGTTCAGCACAGCCCCGGAAATCAAG GCTCCTGAGCCGCTGAGTTCCCTGAAGTCCATGGCAGAGCGGGCAGCCATCAGCTCCGGCATTGAGGATCCCGTACCTGCCCTGCACCTAGCCGAGCGCG ACATGCTCCTGGGCAGCAGTTCAGCCCCTCCAGCCTCAGCCCAGCCACCCCTGCAACTGTCTGAGGTCAACATCCCCCTGTCGCTGGGCGTCTGCCCCCTGGGGCCTGTGGCCCTCACCAAGGAGCAGCTCTACCAGCAGGCCATGGAGGAGGCTGCCTGGCACCACATGCCCCACCCTTCGGATTCAGAACGCATCAG GCAGTACCTGCCTCGGAACCCATGCCCAACCCCACTGTACCACcatcagatgccacctcctcacTCAGACACGGTGGAGTTCTACCAGCGCCTCTCAACGGAGACTCTGTTCTTCATCTTCTACTATCTGGAG GGCACGAAGGCTCAGTACCTCGCTGCCAAGGCCCTGAAAAAGCAGTCGTGGCGATTTCACACCAAATACATGATGTGGTTTCAGCGGCACGAGGAGCCCAAGACCATCACAGATGAGTTTGAGCAG GGCACCTACATCTACTTTGACTACGAGAAGTGGGGCCAGCGAAAGAAAGAGGGCTTCACCTTTGAGTACCGCTACCTGGAGGACCGGGACCTGCAGTGA
- the LENG1 gene encoding leukocyte receptor cluster member 1 translates to MNILPKKSWHVRNKDNVARVRRDEAQARDEQRERERRALLAQQEARTDLLRKRARHRTPLPAAGTEAPQEGPRPVDLFRELVEEGKGATLGNREYEEEKRQAQEQQEKALGVLTYLGQSAAEAQTQPPWYQLPPEPRGTQCGPVPDEKAKSHLDPLRELKRQLGKKRGSEGGCRHKELEKQRLKSPGRTSMEQLRAERLRREAAERARAEALMATIRGEQPGEEEEADERKRQYNSQFHPQLARPPRR, encoded by the exons ATGAATATCCTCCCGAAGAAGAGTTGGCATGTTCGAAATAAGGACAACGTAGCCCGTGTACGGCGGGACGAAGCCCAGGCCCGGGACGAGCAGCGGGAGCGGGAACGGCGGGCGCTGCTGGCCCAACAGGAG GCCCGCACCGACCTCCTCCGGAAAAGAGCCCGCCACCGGACGCCCCTTCCTGCGGCGGGGACGGAGGCGCCCCAGGAGGGCCCTCGCCCCGTGGACCTGTTTCGGGAGCtggtggaagaggggaagggggcgACCCTGGGCAACAGGGAGTACGAGGAAGAAAAGAGGCAGGCCCAG GAACAGCAGGAGAAGGCCCTGGGTGTCCTCACCTACCTGGGCCAGAGTGCGGCCGAGGCACAGACTCAGCCTCCATGGTACCAGCTCCCTCCGGAGCCCAGGGGCACGCAGTGCGGCCCCGTGCCCGATGAAAAAGCCAAGAGCCACCTGGACCCGCTGCGGGAGCTGAAGAGGCAGTTGGGCAAGAAGAGGGGGAGCGAGGGGGGCTGCCGTCACAAGGAGTTGGAGAAGCAGCGCCTCAAGAG CCCTGGGAGAACCTCGATGGAGCAGCTGCGGGCAGAGCGTCTGAGGAGAGAAGCAGCCGAGCGGGCCCGGGCCGAGGCCTTGATGGCCACCATTCGAGGAGAGCAGCCcggagaggaggaagaggctgACGAACGCAAGAGGCAGTACAATTCTCAGTTCCACCCCCAGCTCGCCCGGCCCCCTCGGCGCTAG